A stretch of the Candidatus Margulisiibacteriota bacterium genome encodes the following:
- a CDS encoding type II toxin-antitoxin system Phd/YefM family antitoxin, with product MVLYKDWSLMMSVNLKNDIKPISYIKSHAADMLKYVNECKNPVVITQNGEAKAVLVDVDSYQRVQDAFALLNLVRLGEKDYLAGRTRAAKEVFAELRADIKEHAQKI from the coding sequence ATGGTACTATATAAAGACTGGAGTTTGATGATGAGCGTGAATTTGAAAAATGATATAAAACCGATTTCTTATATCAAATCCCACGCGGCGGATATGCTGAAATATGTCAATGAATGTAAAAACCCTGTGGTCATTACTCAAAATGGTGAGGCCAAAGCTGTGCTGGTCGATGTGGATAGCTATCAGCGCGTTCAAGACGCTTTTGCTTTGCTGAATCTGGTCAGGCTTGGTGAGAAAGATTATCTGGCGGGCCGGACGCGCGCGGCCAAAGAAGTCTTTGCCGAGCTCAGAGCCGATATAAAAGAACATGCTCAAAAGATATAA
- a CDS encoding type II toxin-antitoxin system RelE/ParE family toxin has protein sequence MLKRYKLIFSDTARDDIREIFAYIARENPQNAEKILEKIETKITALGFFPQKGRVVPEFLEQNIKNYRELQEYPWRIIYFLGGRNVVIAAVLDSRRDLKDLLVGKFL, from the coding sequence ATGCTCAAAAGATATAAATTAATTTTTTCGGACACAGCCCGTGATGACATTAGAGAGATTTTCGCTTATATCGCCCGGGAAAATCCGCAAAACGCGGAGAAAATATTAGAAAAGATTGAAACTAAAATAACTGCTTTAGGTTTTTTCCCACAAAAAGGCCGTGTGGTGCCGGAGTTTCTGGAGCAGAACATTAAAAACTATCGTGAGTTGCAAGAATATCCCTGGCGGATTATTTATTTTCTGGGCGGACGCAATGTAGTGATAGCTGCGGTACTGGACAGCAGACGCGACCTTAAAGATCTATTAGTCGGCAAATTTCTGTAA
- a CDS encoding [FeFe] hydrogenase, group A, with protein MTKQINLKINGIPVTAAPGTTILDAAKKAGVKIPTLCYHPDLTSWAACGICVVKAENSPKTFRACATPVEENMSIITHDAEIVEIRKTVLELILSNHPNDCLQCPRSGNCELQTIAAEFGLRESPYQKTLRGLPADYSSPSIVLNPEKCILCGRCAHVCQEMQNVWALEFIGRGHKVRIAPAADVSLNDSPCIKCGQCSAHCPVGAIYENDETGKVWAALGDREKYPVVQIAPAVRVAIGEAFGYKSGELLTGKLYAALRRLGFKAVFDTNFTADLTIMEEGSEFVKLFKEEPDKLPLVTSCCPAWVDYLEKYYPELIPHFSTAKSPQAMLGVLAKTYYAEKNKIDPQNIFMVSIMPCTAKKYEISRSDEMRASGRQDIDVSLTTRELTRMFKAAGIDFNSLPDDRADSVLGEYTGAGTIFGVTGGVMEAALRTGYHLLTGEELGNVEFQDVRGLDGVKEAAIDIKGTKVNVAVAHGVANVQRVLDKVEAAKAAGQPSPYHFIEVMACRGGCVSGGGQPYGATDEVRQLRARGLYQDDELSARRCSHQNPEIQRLYKDFLGQPLGEKSHHLLHTHYTARPLYNR; from the coding sequence ATGACCAAACAGATAAATCTAAAAATTAACGGGATCCCGGTGACCGCCGCGCCGGGCACGACAATTCTTGATGCCGCGAAAAAAGCCGGCGTGAAAATCCCGACGCTTTGTTATCACCCCGACCTGACTTCCTGGGCGGCCTGCGGCATCTGCGTCGTCAAAGCTGAAAATTCGCCCAAAACTTTCCGCGCCTGCGCCACGCCGGTGGAAGAAAATATGAGTATCATCACGCATGACGCGGAGATCGTGGAGATCCGCAAGACCGTGCTGGAATTGATCTTGTCCAATCATCCCAACGACTGTCTGCAATGTCCGCGCAGCGGCAATTGCGAGCTGCAAACTATCGCCGCGGAATTTGGCCTGCGCGAAAGCCCCTACCAAAAAACGCTGCGCGGCCTGCCCGCGGATTACAGCTCTCCGTCGATCGTGCTCAATCCGGAAAAATGCATTTTGTGCGGCCGCTGCGCGCATGTCTGCCAGGAAATGCAAAATGTCTGGGCGCTGGAATTTATCGGCCGCGGCCACAAAGTGCGCATCGCGCCGGCGGCGGACGTCAGTCTCAACGACAGCCCCTGCATCAAATGCGGCCAGTGCAGCGCGCATTGTCCGGTGGGCGCGATTTACGAAAATGACGAGACCGGCAAAGTCTGGGCGGCTCTCGGTGACAGGGAAAAATATCCGGTAGTGCAGATCGCGCCAGCGGTGCGCGTGGCGATCGGGGAGGCTTTTGGCTACAAATCGGGAGAATTATTGACCGGCAAACTTTATGCCGCGCTGCGCCGTCTGGGTTTCAAGGCGGTGTTTGACACGAATTTCACGGCTGATCTGACTATCATGGAAGAAGGCAGTGAGTTTGTGAAATTATTTAAAGAAGAGCCGGACAAATTGCCGCTGGTTACTTCCTGCTGTCCGGCCTGGGTGGATTATCTGGAAAAATATTATCCCGAGCTGATCCCGCATTTTTCTACCGCCAAATCCCCGCAGGCTATGCTTGGCGTGCTGGCCAAAACTTATTATGCGGAAAAAAACAAAATTGATCCGCAAAATATTTTCATGGTTTCGATCATGCCCTGCACGGCCAAAAAATACGAAATTTCGCGTAGCGATGAGATGCGCGCCAGCGGCCGGCAGGACATCGATGTTTCGCTGACTACGCGCGAACTGACGCGCATGTTCAAAGCGGCTGGCATTGATTTTAATAGTCTGCCGGACGACCGGGCGGATTCTGTTTTGGGCGAATATACCGGCGCCGGCACAATATTTGGCGTGACCGGTGGGGTGATGGAAGCGGCTTTGCGCACTGGCTATCATTTATTGACCGGCGAGGAATTGGGCAATGTGGAATTTCAGGATGTGCGCGGTCTCGACGGCGTGAAAGAAGCCGCGATCGACATCAAGGGCACGAAAGTCAATGTGGCGGTGGCGCACGGCGTGGCCAATGTGCAGCGCGTGCTAGACAAAGTAGAAGCGGCCAAAGCTGCCGGCCAGCCCAGCCCGTATCATTTTATAGAAGTCATGGCCTGCCGCGGCGGCTGCGTCTCCGGCGGTGGTCAACCTTACGGTGCGACAGACGAGGTGCGCCAGCTGCGCGCCAGAGGCTTGTACCAGGACGACGAGCTGTCCGCCAGACGCTGTTCGCATCAAAATCCAGAAATACAAAGATTGTATAAAGATTTTCTAGGCCAGCCGCTGGGTGAAAAATCGCATCATCTGCTGCACACGCATTACACGGCAAGGCCGCTGTATAACCGGTAG
- the hydG gene encoding [FeFe] hydrogenase H-cluster radical SAM maturase HydG: MQYINEALIWETLERAKKSTLADIEQILQKTKKLRRLTLAETAALLAVEDPELLREIFAAAAWVKNEIYGKRVVLFAPLYISNICQNICRYCAFKADNKAIERQALDPAEIKARIEFLLRRGHKRILLVAGEAKPDFASSLIDYYTNAIEAIYAAQVGAHKIKRVNINCAPLPVEDFEKLKKSGIGTFQIFQETYHAETYRYVHVQGPKTDPDKRIAAIDNAFAAGIDDVGMGVLYGLFDYRFETLALLMHIERLEKIFRVGPHTISVPRIEPALGAEFSQNIPYQVADADFKKIVAVLRLSVPYTGLILSTRETPQMRDELIDLGISQISAESSVSPDGYQEKPEENAQFTVADHRSLDEIIASLVSKGYIPSFCAACYRKGRTGEKFMCLAKPGTIKGKCSMNALITLREYLDDFAPDSTKVEGYKFLEKLKDALP, from the coding sequence ATGCAATACATCAACGAAGCCCTGATCTGGGAAACTCTGGAGCGGGCTAAAAAATCTACTCTTGCGGACATAGAGCAAATTCTGCAAAAGACAAAAAAGTTGCGGCGGCTGACTCTGGCGGAGACCGCGGCTTTGCTGGCCGTGGAAGATCCGGAATTACTGCGGGAAATTTTCGCGGCGGCGGCCTGGGTCAAAAATGAGATTTACGGCAAGCGCGTGGTGCTTTTTGCGCCGCTGTATATCAGCAATATCTGCCAGAACATCTGCCGTTACTGCGCGTTCAAAGCGGACAATAAAGCGATAGAACGCCAAGCGCTTGATCCGGCGGAAATAAAAGCGCGGATAGAGTTTTTGCTGCGGCGCGGACACAAGCGTATTCTGCTGGTGGCCGGTGAGGCCAAGCCAGATTTTGCCAGCTCGCTGATCGATTACTATACAAACGCGATCGAGGCGATCTATGCGGCACAGGTTGGCGCGCACAAGATCAAGCGCGTGAATATCAACTGCGCGCCGCTGCCGGTTGAAGATTTTGAAAAATTAAAAAAATCCGGCATCGGCACTTTTCAGATTTTTCAGGAAACTTATCATGCGGAAACTTACCGCTATGTGCATGTCCAGGGACCTAAGACCGATCCGGACAAGCGGATTGCCGCCATAGACAATGCTTTTGCCGCGGGCATAGACGATGTGGGCATGGGCGTGCTGTACGGTCTCTTTGATTACCGTTTTGAAACGCTAGCGCTGCTGATGCATATCGAGCGGCTGGAAAAAATTTTTCGCGTCGGGCCGCATACGATTTCTGTGCCGCGCATTGAACCGGCGCTGGGCGCGGAGTTTTCGCAAAATATTCCGTACCAAGTCGCGGACGCGGACTTCAAAAAAATTGTCGCCGTGCTGCGCCTGTCCGTGCCGTACACCGGCCTGATCCTTTCCACGCGCGAGACGCCGCAAATGCGCGATGAGCTGATCGATTTGGGCATCTCGCAGATCAGCGCGGAGTCCAGCGTGTCGCCGGACGGCTATCAGGAAAAACCCGAAGAGAACGCCCAGTTTACGGTGGCCGACCACCGCAGTCTGGATGAGATTATCGCTTCGCTGGTGAGTAAGGGTTATATTCCCAGTTTTTGCGCGGCCTGTTACCGCAAAGGACGCACTGGCGAAAAATTCATGTGTCTGGCCAAGCCCGGCACGATCAAGGGCAAATGCAGCATGAACGCATTGATTACTCTGCGTGAATATCTGGACGATTTCGCGCCGGACAGCACTAAAGTTGAGGGTTATAAATTTCTGGAAAAACTTAAAGACGCGCTGCCGGA